One Glycine max cultivar Williams 82 chromosome 6, Glycine_max_v4.0, whole genome shotgun sequence DNA segment encodes these proteins:
- the LOC100788677 gene encoding uncharacterized protein isoform X4, with the protein MGGSSDTKLLQDLLLYAASAALSCLVLFAGLRHLDPNREASKKALEHKKEIAKRLGRPLIQTNPYEDVIACDVINPDHINVEFNSIGGLETIKQALFELVILPLKRPDLFSHGKLLGPQKGVLLYGPPGTGKTMLAKAIAKESRAVFINVRISNLMSKWFGDAQKLVAAVFSLAYKLQPAIIFIDEVDSFLGQRRGTDHEAMLNMKTEFMALWDGFTTDQNAQVMVLAATNRPSELDEAILRRLPQAFEIGIPDQRERAEILKVVLKGERVEDNIDFGHIAGLCEGYTGSDLFDLCKKAAYFPIRELLDEEKKGKQSHAPRPLSQLDFEKALATSKKTKVAASEYGGFSLQSPSRWTVPE; encoded by the exons atggGAGGTTCATCGGATACGAAGCTCCTGCAAGACCTGTTGTTGTACGCAGCGAGCGCAGCGCTGAGTTGCTTGGTACTATTCGCGGGTTTGAGACACCTGGACCCTAATCGCGAAGCATCGAAGAAGGCTCTCGAGCACAAGAAAGAGATTGCAAAGCGTCTTGGTCGTCCCCTTATTCAGACTAACCCTTACGAG GATGTAATAGCCTGTGACGTTATAAATCCTGATCACATCAATGTGGAGTTCAACTCTATTGGGGGACTGGAAACAATCAAGCAAGCTTTGTTTGAGCTTGTTATTCTGCCTCTAAAAAGACCAGACTTGTTTTCACATGGCAAGCTTCTTGGACCACAAAAGGGGGTCCTGTTGTATGGACCGCCCGGCACTGGAAAAACCATGCTTGCCAAAGCTATTGCCAAGGAGTCCAGAGCAGTTTTTATTAACGTGAGAATATCAAACCTGATGAGCAAGTGGTTTGGGGATGCCCAAAAGCTTG TTGCTGCTGTATTTAGCTTGGCTTATAAGCTTCAGCCTGCCATCATATTCATTGATGAAGTAGACAGTTTTTTGGGTCAGCGTCGTGGAACAGATCACGAGGCTATGTTAAACATGAAAACTGAATTCATGGCTCTGTGGGATGGATTTACAACAGATC AGAATGCTCAAGTTATGGTTCTTGCAGCAACTAATCGTCCTTCAGAACTTGATGAAGCAATACTTCGGCGTCTTCCTCAAGCCTTTGAAATTGGAATTCCAGACCAAAGGGAGAGGGCTGAAATATTGAAGGTTGTCTTAAAGGGTGAGAGGGTTGAAGACAACATAGACTTTGGTCATATAGCTGGTTTGTGTGAGGGTTACACTGGTTCAGATCTATTTGATCTTTGCAAGAAAGCTGCCTATTTTCCTATTAGAGAACTACTGGATgaagagaagaaaggaaaacaaTCTCAT GCCCCTAGACCTTTGTCCCAGTTAGATTTTGAGAAGGCCCTTGCTACTTCAAAGAAGACAAAGGTTGCTGCTAGTGAATACGGTGGATTCAGCCTTCAGTCACCTTCAAGATGGACAGTGCCTG AGTAA
- the LOC100788677 gene encoding uncharacterized protein LOC100788677 (The RefSeq protein has 1 substitution compared to this genomic sequence) has product MGGSSDTKLLQDLLLYAASAALSCLVLFAGLRHLDPNREASKKALEHKKEIAKRLGRPLIQTNPYEDVIACDVINPDHINVEFNSIGGLEPIKQALFELVILPLKRPDLFSHGKLLGPQKGVLLYGPPGTGKTMLAKAIAKESRAVFINVRISNLMSKWFGDAQKLVAAVFSLAYKLQPAIIFIDEVDSFLGQRRGTDHEAMLNMKTEFMALWDGFTTDQNAQVMVLAATNRPSELDEAILRRLPQAFEIGIPDQRERAEILKVVLKGERVEDNIDFGHIAGLCEGYTGSDLFDLCKKAAYFPIRELLDEEKKGKQSHAPRPLSQLDFEKALATSKKTKVAASEYGGFSLQSPSRWTVPGESE; this is encoded by the exons atggGAGGTTCATCGGATACGAAGCTCCTGCAAGACCTGTTGTTGTACGCAGCGAGCGCAGCGCTGAGTTGCTTGGTACTATTCGCGGGTTTGAGACACCTGGACCCTAATCGCGAAGCATCGAAGAAGGCTCTCGAGCACAAGAAAGAGATTGCAAAGCGTCTTGGTCGTCCCCTTATTCAGACTAACCCTTACGAG GATGTAATAGCCTGTGACGTTATAAATCCTGATCACATCAATGTGGAGTTCAACTCTATTGGGGGACTGGAAACAATCAAGCAAGCTTTGTTTGAGCTTGTTATTCTGCCTCTAAAAAGACCAGACTTGTTTTCACATGGCAAGCTTCTTGGACCACAAAAGGGGGTCCTGTTGTATGGACCGCCCGGCACTGGAAAAACCATGCTTGCCAAAGCTATTGCCAAGGAGTCCAGAGCAGTTTTTATTAACGTGAGAATATCAAACCTGATGAGCAAGTGGTTTGGGGATGCCCAAAAGCTTG TTGCTGCTGTATTTAGCTTGGCTTATAAGCTTCAGCCTGCCATCATATTCATTGATGAAGTAGACAGTTTTTTGGGTCAGCGTCGTGGAACAGATCACGAGGCTATGTTAAACATGAAAACTGAATTCATGGCTCTGTGGGATGGATTTACAACAGATC AGAATGCTCAAGTTATGGTTCTTGCAGCAACTAATCGTCCTTCAGAACTTGATGAAGCAATACTTCGGCGTCTTCCTCAAGCCTTTGAAATTGGAATTCCAGACCAAAGGGAGAGGGCTGAAATATTGAAGGTTGTCTTAAAGGGTGAGAGGGTTGAAGACAACATAGACTTTGGTCATATAGCTGGTTTGTGTGAGGGTTACACTGGTTCAGATCTATTTGATCTTTGCAAGAAAGCTGCCTATTTTCCTATTAGAGAACTACTGGATgaagagaagaaaggaaaacaaTCTCAT GCCCCTAGACCTTTGTCCCAGTTAGATTTTGAGAAGGCCCTTGCTACTTCAAAGAAGACAAAGGTTGCTGCTAGTGAATACGGTGGATTCAGCCTTCAGTCACCTTCAAGATGGACAGTGCCTGGTGAGTCAG AGTAA
- the LOC100788677 gene encoding uncharacterized protein isoform X3: protein MGGSSDTKLLQDLLLYAASAALSCLVLFAGLRHLDPNREASKKALEHKKEIAKRLGRPLIQTNPYEDVIACDVINPDHINVEFNSIGGLETIKQALFELVILPLKRPDLFSHGKLLGPQKGVLLYGPPGTGKTMLAKAIAKESRAVFINVRISNLMSKWFGDAQKLVAAVFSLAYKLQPAIIFIDEVDSFLGQRRGTDHEAMLNMKTEFMALWDGFTTDQNAQVMVLAATNRPSELDEAILRRLPQAFEIGIPDQRERAEILKVVLKGERVEDNIDFGHIAGLCEGYTGSDLFDLCKKAAYFPIRELLDEEKKGKQSHAPRPLSQLDFEKALATSKKTKVAASEYGGFSLQSPSRWTVPGVRDIHIQ from the exons atggGAGGTTCATCGGATACGAAGCTCCTGCAAGACCTGTTGTTGTACGCAGCGAGCGCAGCGCTGAGTTGCTTGGTACTATTCGCGGGTTTGAGACACCTGGACCCTAATCGCGAAGCATCGAAGAAGGCTCTCGAGCACAAGAAAGAGATTGCAAAGCGTCTTGGTCGTCCCCTTATTCAGACTAACCCTTACGAG GATGTAATAGCCTGTGACGTTATAAATCCTGATCACATCAATGTGGAGTTCAACTCTATTGGGGGACTGGAAACAATCAAGCAAGCTTTGTTTGAGCTTGTTATTCTGCCTCTAAAAAGACCAGACTTGTTTTCACATGGCAAGCTTCTTGGACCACAAAAGGGGGTCCTGTTGTATGGACCGCCCGGCACTGGAAAAACCATGCTTGCCAAAGCTATTGCCAAGGAGTCCAGAGCAGTTTTTATTAACGTGAGAATATCAAACCTGATGAGCAAGTGGTTTGGGGATGCCCAAAAGCTTG TTGCTGCTGTATTTAGCTTGGCTTATAAGCTTCAGCCTGCCATCATATTCATTGATGAAGTAGACAGTTTTTTGGGTCAGCGTCGTGGAACAGATCACGAGGCTATGTTAAACATGAAAACTGAATTCATGGCTCTGTGGGATGGATTTACAACAGATC AGAATGCTCAAGTTATGGTTCTTGCAGCAACTAATCGTCCTTCAGAACTTGATGAAGCAATACTTCGGCGTCTTCCTCAAGCCTTTGAAATTGGAATTCCAGACCAAAGGGAGAGGGCTGAAATATTGAAGGTTGTCTTAAAGGGTGAGAGGGTTGAAGACAACATAGACTTTGGTCATATAGCTGGTTTGTGTGAGGGTTACACTGGTTCAGATCTATTTGATCTTTGCAAGAAAGCTGCCTATTTTCCTATTAGAGAACTACTGGATgaagagaagaaaggaaaacaaTCTCAT GCCCCTAGACCTTTGTCCCAGTTAGATTTTGAGAAGGCCCTTGCTACTTCAAAGAAGACAAAGGTTGCTGCTAGTGAATACGGTGGATTCAGCCTTCAGTCACCTTCAAGATGGACAGTGCCTG GTGTGAGAGACATCCACATTCAATGA
- the LOC100788677 gene encoding uncharacterized protein isoform X2, with amino-acid sequence MGGSSDTKLLQDLLLYAASAALSCLVLFAGLRHLDPNREASKKALEHKKEIAKRLGRPLIQTNPYEDVIACDVINPDHINVEFNSIGGLETIKQALFELVILPLKRPDLFSHGKLLGPQKGVLLYGPPGTGKTMLAKAIAKESRAVFINVRISNLMSKWFGDAQKLVAAVFSLAYKLQPAIIFIDEVDSFLGQRRGTDHEAMLNMKTEFMALWDGFTTDQNAQVMVLAATNRPSELDEAILRRLPQAFEIGIPDQRERAEILKVVLKGERVEDNIDFGHIAGLCEGYTGSDLFDLCKKAAYFPIRELLDEEKKGKQSHAPRPLSQLDFEKALATSKKTKVAASEYGGFSLQSPSRWTVPGESGVRDIHIQ; translated from the exons atggGAGGTTCATCGGATACGAAGCTCCTGCAAGACCTGTTGTTGTACGCAGCGAGCGCAGCGCTGAGTTGCTTGGTACTATTCGCGGGTTTGAGACACCTGGACCCTAATCGCGAAGCATCGAAGAAGGCTCTCGAGCACAAGAAAGAGATTGCAAAGCGTCTTGGTCGTCCCCTTATTCAGACTAACCCTTACGAG GATGTAATAGCCTGTGACGTTATAAATCCTGATCACATCAATGTGGAGTTCAACTCTATTGGGGGACTGGAAACAATCAAGCAAGCTTTGTTTGAGCTTGTTATTCTGCCTCTAAAAAGACCAGACTTGTTTTCACATGGCAAGCTTCTTGGACCACAAAAGGGGGTCCTGTTGTATGGACCGCCCGGCACTGGAAAAACCATGCTTGCCAAAGCTATTGCCAAGGAGTCCAGAGCAGTTTTTATTAACGTGAGAATATCAAACCTGATGAGCAAGTGGTTTGGGGATGCCCAAAAGCTTG TTGCTGCTGTATTTAGCTTGGCTTATAAGCTTCAGCCTGCCATCATATTCATTGATGAAGTAGACAGTTTTTTGGGTCAGCGTCGTGGAACAGATCACGAGGCTATGTTAAACATGAAAACTGAATTCATGGCTCTGTGGGATGGATTTACAACAGATC AGAATGCTCAAGTTATGGTTCTTGCAGCAACTAATCGTCCTTCAGAACTTGATGAAGCAATACTTCGGCGTCTTCCTCAAGCCTTTGAAATTGGAATTCCAGACCAAAGGGAGAGGGCTGAAATATTGAAGGTTGTCTTAAAGGGTGAGAGGGTTGAAGACAACATAGACTTTGGTCATATAGCTGGTTTGTGTGAGGGTTACACTGGTTCAGATCTATTTGATCTTTGCAAGAAAGCTGCCTATTTTCCTATTAGAGAACTACTGGATgaagagaagaaaggaaaacaaTCTCAT GCCCCTAGACCTTTGTCCCAGTTAGATTTTGAGAAGGCCCTTGCTACTTCAAAGAAGACAAAGGTTGCTGCTAGTGAATACGGTGGATTCAGCCTTCAGTCACCTTCAAGATGGACAGTGCCTGGTGAGTCAG GTGTGAGAGACATCCACATTCAATGA
- the LOC100788677 gene encoding uncharacterized protein isoform X1, translating into MGGSSDTKLLQDLLLYAASAALSCLVLFAGLRHLDPNREASKKALEHKKEIAKRLGRPLIQTNPYEDVIACDVINPDHINVEFNSIGGLETIKQALFELVILPLKRPDLFSHGKLLGPQKGVLLYGPPGTGKTMLAKAIAKESRAVFINVRISNLMSKWFGDAQKLVAAVFSLAYKLQPAIIFIDEVDSFLGQRRGTDHEAMLNMKTEFMALWDGFTTDQNAQVMVLAATNRPSELDEAILRRLPQAFEIGIPDQRERAEILKVVLKGERVEDNIDFGHIAGLCEGYTGSDLFDLCKKAAYFPIRELLDEEKKGKQSHAPRPLSQLDFEKALATSKKTKVAASEYGGFSLQSPSRWTVPGESGDSQFQAAIHEISKLVVSHMINLQSDSQDP; encoded by the exons atggGAGGTTCATCGGATACGAAGCTCCTGCAAGACCTGTTGTTGTACGCAGCGAGCGCAGCGCTGAGTTGCTTGGTACTATTCGCGGGTTTGAGACACCTGGACCCTAATCGCGAAGCATCGAAGAAGGCTCTCGAGCACAAGAAAGAGATTGCAAAGCGTCTTGGTCGTCCCCTTATTCAGACTAACCCTTACGAG GATGTAATAGCCTGTGACGTTATAAATCCTGATCACATCAATGTGGAGTTCAACTCTATTGGGGGACTGGAAACAATCAAGCAAGCTTTGTTTGAGCTTGTTATTCTGCCTCTAAAAAGACCAGACTTGTTTTCACATGGCAAGCTTCTTGGACCACAAAAGGGGGTCCTGTTGTATGGACCGCCCGGCACTGGAAAAACCATGCTTGCCAAAGCTATTGCCAAGGAGTCCAGAGCAGTTTTTATTAACGTGAGAATATCAAACCTGATGAGCAAGTGGTTTGGGGATGCCCAAAAGCTTG TTGCTGCTGTATTTAGCTTGGCTTATAAGCTTCAGCCTGCCATCATATTCATTGATGAAGTAGACAGTTTTTTGGGTCAGCGTCGTGGAACAGATCACGAGGCTATGTTAAACATGAAAACTGAATTCATGGCTCTGTGGGATGGATTTACAACAGATC AGAATGCTCAAGTTATGGTTCTTGCAGCAACTAATCGTCCTTCAGAACTTGATGAAGCAATACTTCGGCGTCTTCCTCAAGCCTTTGAAATTGGAATTCCAGACCAAAGGGAGAGGGCTGAAATATTGAAGGTTGTCTTAAAGGGTGAGAGGGTTGAAGACAACATAGACTTTGGTCATATAGCTGGTTTGTGTGAGGGTTACACTGGTTCAGATCTATTTGATCTTTGCAAGAAAGCTGCCTATTTTCCTATTAGAGAACTACTGGATgaagagaagaaaggaaaacaaTCTCAT GCCCCTAGACCTTTGTCCCAGTTAGATTTTGAGAAGGCCCTTGCTACTTCAAAGAAGACAAAGGTTGCTGCTAGTGAATACGGTGGATTCAGCCTTCAGTCACCTTCAAGATGGACAGTGCCTGGTGAGTCAGGTGATTCTCAGTTTCAAGCTGCAATCCATGAAATCTCTAAGCTTGTGGTTTCTCACATGATTAACCTCCAATCAGATTCCCAGGATCCTTAA